The genomic interval CTTTGCTCATTACCGCTGGTAACTCTTCAAGCCCCGCCGCACCTGTTTTCGACCCTCTGGTTTACAGGTTTTTTTTTGTCTGCTGTGCAAGCAGTGATGGGCAGGGCGCTGATCTGTAATATTGAATTTTCAGCCCGTTTCGGGGGAGGATGAGAAAATGGCAAAAGAGAAGTTTTCGCGCACCAAGCCGCATGTGAATGTGGGAACCATCGGTCATATCGACCACGGCAAGACGACGCTGACGGCGGCGATCACCAAGCATTCGGGATTGCGGGGGCTGGCCAATTTCGTGCCGTTC from Desulfobacteraceae bacterium carries:
- the tuf gene encoding elongation factor Tu (EF-Tu; promotes GTP-dependent binding of aminoacyl-tRNA to the A-site of ribosomes during protein biosynthesis; when the tRNA anticodon matches the mRNA codon, GTP hydrolysis results; the inactive EF-Tu-GDP leaves the ribosome and release of GDP is promoted by elongation factor Ts; many prokaryotes have two copies of the gene encoding EF-Tu); protein product: MAKEKFSRTKPHVNVGTIGHIDHGKTTLTAAITKHSGLRGLANFVPF